One genomic segment of Halanaerobiales bacterium includes these proteins:
- a CDS encoding ABC transporter ATP-binding protein, which translates to MLLDIENLNKSFEEKKVLKDISFSLYKGEVNCFLGPSGCGKSTLLRILAGLEKADTGKINMDVKQSSFIFQDHRLLPWLTTSENVELVLKNKIKNKAKREKIVQETLADVNLGEYSNYYPEKLSGGMKQRVAIARALALKPQLILMDEPFSKLDFPLRVNLINLLNHIFENEDMSGIFVTHDTREAVLMGDKVMVMSENPGEIENVIDINIPKKKRSLGSPDTFEIHQELNDSIFYHQGKNFTPRCCRKMNRVGKNKLKLEEDIINV; encoded by the coding sequence TTGCTTTTAGATATAGAAAATTTAAATAAAAGTTTTGAAGAAAAGAAAGTCCTAAAAGATATATCTTTTTCTTTATATAAAGGAGAAGTTAACTGCTTTTTAGGTCCCAGCGGATGTGGTAAATCTACATTATTAAGAATTTTGGCCGGACTTGAAAAAGCTGATACCGGTAAAATTAATATGGATGTAAAACAAAGCTCCTTTATTTTTCAGGATCATCGTTTATTACCATGGTTAACTACTTCTGAAAATGTTGAACTTGTATTGAAAAATAAAATTAAAAATAAAGCTAAGAGGGAAAAAATAGTCCAGGAAACATTAGCTGATGTTAATTTAGGAGAATACAGTAACTATTATCCTGAAAAATTAAGTGGTGGTATGAAACAGAGAGTGGCAATAGCCAGAGCACTTGCTCTTAAACCACAATTGATATTAATGGATGAACCTTTTTCTAAATTAGATTTTCCCCTAAGAGTAAATTTGATTAATCTCTTAAATCATATTTTTGAAAATGAAGATATGTCAGGTATTTTTGTTACTCATGATACTAGAGAAGCTGTTTTAATGGGAGATAAAGTTATGGTAATGTCTGAAAATCCAGGAGAAATAGAAAATGTAATAGATATAAATATACCTAAGAAAAAAAGAAGTCTGGGCAGTCCAGACACTTTTGAAATTCATCAAGAATTAAATGATTCGATTTTTTATCATCAGGGTAAAAATTTCACTCCAAGATGTTGTAGAAAAATGAATAGAGTTGGAAAAAACAAACTAAAACTTGAGGAGGATATTATAAATGTCTAA
- a CDS encoding MqnA/MqnD/SBP family protein: protein MSKNKLINLTIILILIFSIFISVQKTEAVENSEIKISVSPSPSSIPVYYLLENSDLNLKVDIHKNRNIVISKFMKNNIDMALLSTNEAAKLYNKNVDVKLAGVHTWGIFYLLTTDDEISTWKDLKNKNISLPSKGGPMDIVFNYLAEKNGINLSSDLKVRRGKVRELSQLMINDMAETAVLRETFATQVIMNNSEADIILNLQKEWKKETGLDLPQSSLVLHGSFANEEINKEKIKQFNEEYKKAVEWVKKNPQKAADVAEKYMNINKKVSKLSTPRLNLNYKKALNVKNEIENYFKILKNTNPKTIGGEIPDEKFYFQY from the coding sequence ATGTCTAAAAATAAATTAATTAACTTAACTATTATATTGATTTTGATTTTTAGTATTTTTATTAGTGTTCAAAAAACAGAAGCAGTAGAAAATTCAGAAATAAAGATTAGTGTTTCTCCAAGTCCTTCATCTATACCTGTTTATTATCTTTTAGAAAATAGTGATTTGAATCTTAAGGTTGATATACATAAAAATAGAAATATTGTAATATCTAAATTTATGAAAAATAATATTGATATGGCTTTATTATCCACAAATGAAGCCGCAAAATTATATAACAAAAATGTAGATGTTAAATTAGCAGGTGTTCATACCTGGGGTATTTTTTATCTATTAACTACAGATGATGAAATAAGCACCTGGAAAGATTTGAAAAACAAAAATATAAGTTTACCATCTAAAGGTGGACCAATGGATATAGTGTTCAATTATTTAGCTGAAAAAAATGGGATTAATCTTAGTAGTGACTTAAAAGTAAGAAGAGGTAAAGTTCGTGAATTAAGTCAATTAATGATAAATGATATGGCTGAGACTGCTGTTCTTAGAGAAACTTTTGCAACTCAGGTTATTATGAATAATTCTGAAGCTGATATTATCTTAAATTTACAAAAAGAATGGAAAAAAGAGACTGGTTTGGATTTACCACAGTCTTCTTTAGTTTTACATGGAAGTTTTGCAAATGAAGAAATAAATAAAGAAAAAATAAAGCAATTTAATGAAGAATATAAAAAGGCTGTGGAATGGGTAAAGAAAAATCCTCAAAAAGCGGCCGATGTTGCTGAAAAATATATGAATATTAATAAAAAAGTAAGTAAATTATCAACACCACGCTTAAACTTAAATTATAAGAAAGCATTAAATGTTAAAAATGAAATAGAAAATTATTTTAAAATATTAAAAAATACTAATCCTAAAACCATAGGCGGGGAAATACCTGATGAAAAATTCTACTTCCAATATTAA